One part of the Calypte anna isolate BGI_N300 chromosome 14, bCalAnn1_v1.p, whole genome shotgun sequence genome encodes these proteins:
- the LOC103533084 gene encoding chemokine-like receptor 1, with product MESISSSSSLFSASSPTVPPENTTAHDDSSSLQKSMHILSMVVYGIACLLGVTGNGLVIWIAGFKMKKTVNSVWFLNLAIADFIFTFFLPLSIAYTALGFHWPFGKLLCKLNSTIAFLNMFASVFLLTVISMDRCVSVAFPIWSHNHRSPELAGRISLGTWVLALFLSSPYLVFRDTVVSSRNITSCYNNFALSDDYTSEATRRLWRMRHKAMIVTRFLCGFLIPFTVIVICYIVVAVKMKRRQLASSAKTYRIIIAVTISFFLCYFPYHVFSLLEISKNSSSHEVKMALYIGIPVVSSLAFFNSCINPILYVFVGPDFKEKFRQSILSTFEGAFSEESFLGSLSSRRKSRCASEAEVPRD from the coding sequence ATGGAGagcatctcctcttcctcttccctcttctctgccaGTTCCCCCACTGTGCCACCTGAGAACACCACTGCCCATGATGACTCCTCCAGCCTCCAGAAGAGCATGCACATCCTCTCCATGGTGGTGTACGGCATCGCCTGTCTGCTGGGGGTGACGGGGAACGGCCTGGTCATCTGGATCGCAGGCTTCAAGATGAAGAAAACGGTGAACTCCGTCTGGTTCCTCAACCTGGCCATTGCTGACTTCATCTTCACGTTTTTCCTGCCCCTCAGCATCGCCTACACCGCCCTGGGCTTCCACTGGCCGTTTGGGAAGCTCCTCTGCAAGCTCAACAGCACCATCGCCTTCCTCAACATGTTTGCCAGCGTCTTCCTCCTGACAGTCATCAGCATGGACCGCTGCGTTTCCGTCGCCTTTCCCATCTGGTCTCACAACCACAGGAGTCCggagctggcaggcaggatCTCACTGGGGACGTGGGTCCTGGCTCTCTTCCTCAGCTCTCCGTACCTCGTCTTTCGGGACACTGTGGTCAGCTCCAGGAACATCACCAGCTGCTATAATAACTTTGCCCTCTCCGATGACTACACGTCCGAAGCCACGCGGAGGCTGTGGAGGATGCGGCATAAAGCGATGATCGTAACGCGATTCCTGTGTGGGTTCCTCATCCCTTTCACAGTGATTGTCATCTGCTACATCGTTGTTGCTGTCAAGATGAAAAGAAGGCAGTTGGCCAGCTCTGCAAAGACATACAGAATTATCATTGCTGTCACAAtctcatttttcctctgttatttCCCCTACCATGTCTTCTCCTTGCTGGAAATATCCAAAAACTCTTCCAGTCATGAGGTGAAAATGGCACTTTACATAGGGATCCCTGTGGTTTCCAGCCTTGCTTTCTTCAACAGCTGCATCAACCCCATCCTGTATGTCTTTGTGGGGCCAGATTTCAAGGAGAAGTTTCGCCAGTCCATCCTGTCAACCTTTGAAGGGGCCTTCAGTGAGGAGTCgttcctgggcagcctgagcagcaggagaaagtCCAGGTGTGCTTCAGAAGCTGAGGTCCCAAGGGACTGA
- the PRPSAP2 gene encoding phosphoribosyl pyrophosphate synthase-associated protein 2 isoform X1: protein MFCVPSTEFGAIMNITKGGLVLFSANSNSSCMELSKRIAERLGVEMGKVQVYQEPNRETRVQIQESVRGKDVFIIQTVSKDVNTTIMELLIMVYACKTSCAKSIIGVIPYFPYSKQCKMRKRGSIVCKLLASMMCKAGLTHLITMDLHQKEIQGFFNIPVDNLRASPFLLQYIQEEIPDYRNAVIVAKSPASAKRAQSFAERLRLGIAVIHGEAQDAESDMVDGRHSPPTAKNVAAIHPSLEIPMLIPKEKPPITVVGDVGGRIAIIVDDIIDDVDSFLAAAETLKERGAYKIFVMATHGLLSSDAPRLIEESAIDEVVVTNTIPHEIQKLQCPKIKTVDISMILLEAIRRIHNGESMSYLFRNIGLDD from the exons ATGTTTTGTGTGCCATCAACTGAATTTGGGGCCATCATGAATATAACCAAGGGTGGACTGGTGCTGTTTTCAGCTAATTCCAACTCATCATGCATGGAACTATCAAAGAGGATTGCTGA GCGTTTAGGAGTTGAGATGGGGAAGGTTCAGGTGTATCAAGAACCAAACAGAG AAACGAGAGTGCAGATTCAGGAGTCTGTGAGAGGAAAGGATGTTTTTATCATCCAAACAGTTTCAAA GGATGTGAATACTACAATCATGGAACTCCTGATCATGGTGTACGCCTGTAAAACCTCCTGTGCCAAAAGCATTATTGGAGTGATTCCTTATTTCCCCTACAGCAAACAGTGCAAGATGAGGAAAAGGGGCTCCATTGTCTGTAAATTACTGGCTTCAATGATGTGTAAAGCTG gactaACTCATCTTATTACCATGGATTTACATCAGAAGGAAATACAGGGATTCTTCAATATTCCAGTTGATAACTTGAGAGCATCTCCATTTTTACTCCAGTACATCCAAGAAGAG ATACCAGACTACAGGAATGCTGTAATTGTGGCCAAATCACCTGCGTCTGCAAAGAG GGCGCAGTCGTTCGCTGAACGCTTACGGTTGGGAATTGCTGTGATCCATGGGGAAGCTCAGGATGCTGAGTCTGACATGGTGGATGGTCGACACTCACCACCTACAGCCAAAAATGTTGCTGCTATTCATCCCAGTCTGGAGATACCCA TGCTGATTCCCAAGGAAAAACCACCCATCACAGTTGTTGGGGATGTTGGAGGAAGAATAGCTATCATTGTG GATGACATCATAGATGATGTTGACAGCTTTCTGGCTGCAGCTGAGACCCTCAAGGAAAGGGGGGCTTACAAGATCTTTGTGATGGCCACACATGGCCTCTTATCTTCAGATGCCCCCAGGCTGATAGAGGAGTCTGCAATCGATGAA gTGGTTGTTACGAACACAATTCCACATGAAATACAAAAACTCCAGTGCCCTAAAATCAAGACTGTGGATATCAGCATGATCCTCTTGGAAGCCATTCGCAGGATCCATAACGGGGAGTCCATGTCATACCTTTTCAGAAATATAGGACTGGAtgattaa
- the PRPSAP2 gene encoding phosphoribosyl pyrophosphate synthase-associated protein 2 isoform X2 yields the protein MELLIMVYACKTSCAKSIIGVIPYFPYSKQCKMRKRGSIVCKLLASMMCKAGLTHLITMDLHQKEIQGFFNIPVDNLRASPFLLQYIQEEIPDYRNAVIVAKSPASAKRAQSFAERLRLGIAVIHGEAQDAESDMVDGRHSPPTAKNVAAIHPSLEIPMLIPKEKPPITVVGDVGGRIAIIVDDIIDDVDSFLAAAETLKERGAYKIFVMATHGLLSSDAPRLIEESAIDEVVVTNTIPHEIQKLQCPKIKTVDISMILLEAIRRIHNGESMSYLFRNIGLDD from the exons ATGGAACTCCTGATCATGGTGTACGCCTGTAAAACCTCCTGTGCCAAAAGCATTATTGGAGTGATTCCTTATTTCCCCTACAGCAAACAGTGCAAGATGAGGAAAAGGGGCTCCATTGTCTGTAAATTACTGGCTTCAATGATGTGTAAAGCTG gactaACTCATCTTATTACCATGGATTTACATCAGAAGGAAATACAGGGATTCTTCAATATTCCAGTTGATAACTTGAGAGCATCTCCATTTTTACTCCAGTACATCCAAGAAGAG ATACCAGACTACAGGAATGCTGTAATTGTGGCCAAATCACCTGCGTCTGCAAAGAG GGCGCAGTCGTTCGCTGAACGCTTACGGTTGGGAATTGCTGTGATCCATGGGGAAGCTCAGGATGCTGAGTCTGACATGGTGGATGGTCGACACTCACCACCTACAGCCAAAAATGTTGCTGCTATTCATCCCAGTCTGGAGATACCCA TGCTGATTCCCAAGGAAAAACCACCCATCACAGTTGTTGGGGATGTTGGAGGAAGAATAGCTATCATTGTG GATGACATCATAGATGATGTTGACAGCTTTCTGGCTGCAGCTGAGACCCTCAAGGAAAGGGGGGCTTACAAGATCTTTGTGATGGCCACACATGGCCTCTTATCTTCAGATGCCCCCAGGCTGATAGAGGAGTCTGCAATCGATGAA gTGGTTGTTACGAACACAATTCCACATGAAATACAAAAACTCCAGTGCCCTAAAATCAAGACTGTGGATATCAGCATGATCCTCTTGGAAGCCATTCGCAGGATCCATAACGGGGAGTCCATGTCATACCTTTTCAGAAATATAGGACTGGAtgattaa